One Mycolicibacterium sarraceniae genomic window carries:
- a CDS encoding HK97 family phage prohead protease, translating to MFDNVDAHGDIVRPGAFTKSIAAGQPIPLLWEHKADDPRNYVGDVIAAAETAEGLAITGKFDLDTDHGAAAYRNVKGRRVGGLSIGYGIRNSTKTAAGNELTELDLIEISVVARGANDRALIGAVKSAGRPTAPIRSALAKANATRYLQETPDMMTTAKLQTLTKDRDSQLALV from the coding sequence GTGTTCGACAACGTCGACGCGCACGGCGACATCGTTCGCCCCGGCGCATTCACGAAATCGATTGCCGCCGGCCAACCGATCCCACTGTTGTGGGAGCACAAGGCCGACGACCCGCGCAACTACGTCGGTGACGTGATCGCGGCGGCCGAAACCGCCGAAGGATTAGCGATCACCGGGAAGTTCGACCTCGACACCGATCACGGTGCCGCCGCCTACCGAAACGTCAAGGGCCGCCGCGTCGGCGGCCTGTCGATCGGCTACGGCATCCGCAATTCAACCAAGACCGCGGCCGGCAACGAGCTGACCGAACTCGACCTGATCGAGATCTCGGTGGTCGCTCGCGGCGCCAACGACCGGGCTCTGATCGGCGCCGTCAAGTCCGCCGGCCGACCCACCGCCCCTATCCGCTCGGCGCTGGCCAAGGCCAACGCCACCCGTTACCTCCAGGAGACACCCGACATGATGACCACCGCGAAACTGCAAACCCTAACGAAGGACCGCGACAGCCAACTGGCGCTCGTTTAA
- a CDS encoding phage major capsid protein, giving the protein MNPKEELESLKKAALAIATKAKNENRNFTPEEQTDIDAKMARIEELRGIIAEAEKSAATLAALDAMAGGRNIDGNAEFLSFGKSFGTKAVDKLMPIGQKSLAANSSVFVDVELTPTPIPMGRPATSLLDLLPAIRHSQPAYSYIRQTVRTNNAAVVAPGAVKPTSTYTIDKIDGALSVIAHMSEPVHRYWFEDAASLRPFMQEELAYGIGLAVEAKVLADIHATSGLQTQAFDTSALATLRKSITKLETFGYKPAAAVVHPNDWESIELALTTTTAVEYRGLPYDPVARRLFGVPIVVANVQAAGTADVISTGAVAVDTDSLGVLVQWTETSNADDFSKNLVRARMEGRFGTSVFTPMGVVKATLVDD; this is encoded by the coding sequence ATGAACCCCAAGGAAGAACTCGAGTCGCTGAAGAAGGCGGCTCTGGCCATCGCGACCAAGGCCAAGAACGAGAACCGCAACTTCACGCCCGAAGAGCAGACCGACATCGACGCCAAGATGGCGCGCATCGAGGAACTGAGGGGCATCATCGCAGAGGCCGAGAAGTCCGCGGCGACGCTGGCCGCGCTCGACGCCATGGCCGGTGGTCGGAACATCGACGGTAATGCCGAGTTCCTCAGCTTCGGCAAGTCGTTCGGCACCAAGGCCGTCGACAAGCTGATGCCGATCGGCCAGAAGTCGCTCGCCGCCAACTCGTCGGTGTTCGTCGATGTGGAGCTGACGCCGACGCCAATCCCGATGGGTCGGCCGGCCACCTCGCTGCTCGACCTACTGCCGGCCATCCGCCACAGCCAGCCGGCCTACTCGTACATCCGTCAGACGGTGCGCACCAACAACGCCGCGGTCGTCGCTCCGGGCGCTGTCAAGCCGACATCGACGTACACCATCGACAAGATCGACGGCGCGCTGAGCGTCATCGCCCACATGTCGGAGCCCGTGCACCGGTACTGGTTCGAGGACGCCGCATCGCTGCGACCCTTCATGCAAGAGGAGCTCGCATACGGAATCGGCCTTGCTGTCGAGGCCAAGGTACTGGCCGACATCCACGCCACATCAGGACTTCAGACCCAGGCATTCGACACCAGCGCACTCGCCACACTGCGTAAGTCGATCACCAAACTGGAGACATTCGGATACAAGCCCGCGGCGGCCGTCGTGCACCCGAACGACTGGGAATCCATCGAGCTCGCACTGACCACGACCACAGCCGTCGAGTACCGGGGCCTGCCTTACGATCCCGTGGCCCGCCGCCTCTTCGGTGTCCCGATCGTCGTCGCCAACGTTCAAGCCGCCGGCACCGCAGACGTCATCAGCACCGGCGCCGTCGCCGTCGACACCGACAGCCTCGGCGTGCTCGTGCAATGGACAGAGACCAGCAACGCCGACGACTTCAGCAAGAACCTGGTCAGAGCGCGAATGGAAGGCCGCTTCGGCACATCGGTCTTCACACCGATGGGTGTCGTAAAAGCAACGCTCGTCGACGACTGA
- a CDS encoding recombinase family protein — protein MPDPRIPTNKDRARAMRAVMAMLHNDGTTLRFVIDEARTPEEIDRLFLALIDMFAAFMRRKLKDPHGYAASWIAHELMQDTDTPGKPS, from the coding sequence ATGCCTGACCCGAGAATCCCCACGAACAAAGACCGCGCCCGCGCGATGCGCGCCGTCATGGCGATGCTCCACAACGACGGGACGACGCTGCGATTCGTCATCGACGAGGCCAGAACACCGGAGGAAATCGACCGGCTGTTCCTGGCGCTCATCGACATGTTCGCCGCGTTCATGCGACGCAAGCTCAAAGATCCCCACGGCTACGCCGCGTCGTGGATCGCGCACGAGCTCATGCAGGACACTGACACGCCGGGCAAGCCGTCGTGA
- a CDS encoding helix-turn-helix domain-containing protein, with product MEVSCTTCSIDGCGKAPYARGMCCAHYKKFLKARSPGTARPRPAATEAEPALTARVSLPEFLAGLAAACPPLPGARCRDQVDLFDRTAAKDQAASTAALALCRACPAREACRAWFDNLPPDQRPIGVVAGQIVAEDKTTSGFQREKAERDKRIAELHAAGLTNSEIAAVTGCSKTTVLRALTGHR from the coding sequence GTGGAAGTGAGCTGCACGACGTGCAGCATCGACGGATGCGGCAAGGCGCCCTATGCGCGCGGTATGTGCTGCGCCCACTACAAGAAATTCCTCAAGGCCCGCTCGCCCGGTACCGCTCGGCCGCGGCCCGCCGCCACTGAAGCCGAGCCGGCCCTGACCGCTCGGGTATCGCTGCCCGAGTTCCTGGCCGGCTTGGCTGCCGCGTGCCCGCCGTTGCCTGGCGCCCGCTGTCGCGACCAGGTCGACCTTTTCGACCGCACGGCCGCGAAGGACCAAGCGGCCAGCACAGCCGCGCTCGCACTCTGCCGCGCCTGCCCAGCCAGGGAAGCCTGCCGTGCTTGGTTCGACAACCTGCCGCCCGACCAGCGACCCATCGGTGTCGTCGCCGGCCAGATCGTGGCAGAAGACAAGACCACGAGCGGATTCCAACGCGAGAAAGCAGAGCGCGACAAGCGCATCGCCGAGCTGCACGCGGCCGGCCTCACCAACTCCGAGATCGCGGCCGTGACCGGGTGCTCCAAGACGACAGTGCTCCGAGCACTCACCGGCCACCGATGA
- a CDS encoding AAA family ATPase, whose amino-acid sequence MTARVDPGLASARRMAAVVDFDPGPPEPPPDDGNGSAIVSAAATSAHKRYPVVDWQRAFDGARDEIDWLVTDFIARGQSYALVSTAKAGKSLLMLDVAAAIAAGRPAFGQKPQPPVRVLYVDHENTDFDIIERLRDMGYGPADLSNLRYLSFPSMPPLDGPVGGLDLAAVAEHHGAALVVIDTVARVVAGEENSADTYRALYRHTLAPLKAAGRAVVRLDHRGHGTKTTARGSSAKSDDVDAVWTLDTQPGGEDGEVFVNLGLERQRGNAHPDRILVLRQYDPHLRHIIRPKSLPDAERRRIGACIDAMIQLRLPVEAGNRKAREALRLAGHTFPNATIAEAVRTRKSVPTFPGVGAETSEGMF is encoded by the coding sequence GTGACCGCCCGCGTTGACCCCGGCCTCGCCTCTGCGCGGCGCATGGCCGCGGTCGTCGACTTCGATCCCGGCCCACCCGAACCGCCACCCGACGACGGCAACGGTTCCGCGATCGTGTCGGCGGCCGCGACGTCGGCGCACAAGCGATACCCGGTCGTTGACTGGCAGCGAGCATTCGACGGCGCCCGCGATGAAATCGATTGGCTGGTAACCGACTTCATCGCTCGCGGCCAGTCCTACGCCCTGGTGTCGACGGCGAAGGCCGGCAAGAGCCTGCTGATGCTCGACGTCGCCGCCGCGATCGCGGCGGGCCGCCCGGCCTTCGGCCAGAAGCCACAGCCACCAGTCCGAGTCCTCTACGTCGATCACGAGAACACCGACTTCGACATTATCGAGCGGCTACGCGACATGGGTTACGGCCCAGCTGATCTGAGTAACCTGCGCTATCTGTCGTTCCCGTCGATGCCGCCCCTCGACGGCCCAGTCGGGGGACTCGACCTCGCGGCGGTTGCTGAGCACCACGGCGCCGCCCTGGTCGTCATCGACACCGTGGCCCGTGTCGTCGCTGGCGAAGAGAACAGCGCCGACACCTACCGGGCGCTGTACCGGCACACACTGGCCCCACTGAAAGCCGCTGGCCGCGCCGTCGTGCGGCTCGACCACCGCGGCCACGGCACCAAGACCACTGCCCGCGGATCAAGCGCCAAATCCGATGATGTGGACGCGGTGTGGACGCTCGACACCCAACCCGGCGGCGAAGACGGAGAAGTGTTCGTCAACCTCGGCCTCGAACGACAGCGCGGCAACGCCCACCCTGACCGCATTCTGGTGCTCCGCCAGTACGACCCGCACCTGCGGCACATCATCCGGCCGAAGTCGCTGCCGGACGCTGAACGCCGCCGGATCGGCGCGTGTATCGACGCGATGATCCAACTTCGATTGCCCGTCGAGGCGGGCAACCGCAAGGCACGGGAGGCACTTCGCCTGGCGGGCCACACGTTTCCGAACGCCACGATCGCCGAAGCTGTGCGCACACGAAAGTCCGTTCCAACGTTTCCGGGAGTGGGCGCGGAAACGTCAGAAGGGATGTTCTGA
- a CDS encoding tyrosine-type recombinase/integrase produces the protein MARRVSAPLDLAVLLPSWELALRSERKSPATVKVYGDAVRAFLRWCTEHDHSPALDRELMKAFVADLLDAGAEAATARSRQLGMRRFSAWLEEEGEIAEDPLLGLKAPKLDAKVTESLSEDELRRLIKACGGKEFRDRRDDAIVRLMTETGMRAGEVVGLTVDDVDLTRGLVTVRRGKGGKGRVAPFGPQTGVAIDRYVRMRRSHLLADTAPLWLGDRGKGFNYDGLHKSLKYRAELAGLKNFHPHLLRHTAASRWLAAGGSEGGLMAVAGWSTRDMIDRYTRSTASDRAAAEARGLGLGDL, from the coding sequence ATGGCGCGCCGTGTTTCTGCACCCCTCGATCTTGCCGTCCTGCTGCCCTCCTGGGAGCTTGCGCTGCGTTCTGAACGCAAGTCACCGGCCACGGTCAAGGTCTACGGCGACGCGGTCCGGGCGTTCCTAAGGTGGTGCACCGAGCACGACCACTCCCCTGCGCTGGACCGCGAACTGATGAAGGCGTTCGTGGCCGATCTCCTCGACGCCGGTGCCGAGGCGGCCACTGCCCGCTCGCGCCAGTTGGGCATGCGCCGGTTCTCGGCGTGGCTCGAGGAGGAAGGCGAGATCGCCGAGGATCCACTGCTCGGACTCAAGGCGCCCAAGCTCGACGCCAAGGTGACCGAATCGCTGTCCGAAGACGAGCTACGCAGGCTGATCAAGGCATGCGGCGGCAAGGAGTTCCGGGACCGCCGCGACGATGCGATCGTGCGACTGATGACAGAGACAGGGATGCGCGCCGGTGAAGTCGTCGGGCTCACCGTCGATGACGTCGACCTGACCCGTGGGCTAGTCACCGTGCGCCGCGGCAAGGGCGGTAAGGGCCGGGTGGCGCCGTTCGGCCCGCAGACCGGGGTCGCGATCGACCGCTACGTCCGGATGCGCCGCAGCCACCTGCTCGCCGATACCGCGCCGCTGTGGCTCGGTGACCGCGGCAAGGGATTCAACTACGACGGCCTGCACAAGTCGCTGAAATACCGTGCCGAGCTGGCCGGGCTGAAAAACTTCCATCCGCACCTACTGCGCCACACGGCGGCATCGCGCTGGCTGGCCGCCGGCGGATCTGAGGGCGGCCTGATGGCAGTAGCCGGCTGGTCGACCCGCGACATGATCGACCGCTACACACGGTCGACTGCATCCGACCGCGCTGCGGCCGAGGCACGCGGGCTCGGGTTGGGAGACCTGTGA
- a CDS encoding RNA polymerase sigma factor: MYVAATKASPATDEPVKRTATKTPAKKPAAKAANGPAPTKRVTKAAPRAAAAGADDSEIIGGADAPAKARATKAPAKKVPAAVGRAKKETAADGSAEAGTDEDVDTDLDGEPEIDVVEDDLELDDLEVVVDDTEDTEEAADEDGEEATAAPKKAPATAGEDEDISEPSEKDKASGDFVWDEEESEALRQARKDAELTASADSVRAYLKQIGKVALLNAEEEVELAKRIEAGLYATQLMAEKTDKGEKLPVQQRRDMQWICRDGDRAKNHLLEANLRLVVSLAKRYTGRGMAFLDLIQEGNLGLIRAVEKFDYTKGYKFSTYATWWIRQAITRAMADQARTIRIPVHMVEVINKLGRIQRELLQDLGREPTPEELAKEMDITPEKVLEIQQYAREPISLDQTIGDEGDSQLGDFIEDSEAVVAVDAVSFTLLQDQLQSVLETLSEREAGVVRLRFGLTDGQPRTLDEIGQVYGVTRERIRQIESKTMSKLRHPSRSQVLRDYLD, from the coding sequence GTGTACGTGGCAGCGACCAAAGCAAGCCCGGCAACCGACGAGCCGGTGAAGCGCACCGCCACCAAGACTCCCGCAAAGAAGCCTGCAGCCAAGGCCGCCAACGGTCCCGCGCCCACCAAGCGCGTCACCAAGGCCGCGCCGCGCGCGGCCGCTGCGGGAGCCGACGACTCCGAGATCATCGGCGGCGCGGACGCCCCCGCCAAGGCCCGCGCCACCAAGGCTCCTGCGAAGAAGGTGCCGGCCGCTGTCGGTCGCGCCAAGAAGGAGACCGCGGCCGACGGCAGTGCCGAGGCTGGCACCGATGAGGATGTCGACACCGATCTCGACGGCGAACCCGAAATCGACGTCGTCGAAGACGACCTGGAGCTCGACGATCTCGAAGTAGTCGTCGACGACACCGAGGACACCGAGGAAGCTGCCGACGAGGACGGCGAGGAAGCGACCGCCGCCCCGAAGAAGGCCCCCGCCACCGCAGGCGAAGACGAGGACATCTCCGAGCCGTCCGAAAAGGACAAGGCCTCCGGCGACTTCGTCTGGGACGAAGAGGAGTCCGAGGCGCTGCGGCAGGCCCGCAAAGACGCCGAGCTGACCGCATCGGCCGACTCGGTTCGCGCCTACCTCAAGCAGATCGGCAAGGTCGCGCTGCTCAACGCCGAGGAGGAGGTCGAGCTCGCCAAGCGGATCGAAGCCGGCCTCTACGCCACGCAGCTGATGGCCGAGAAGACCGACAAGGGCGAGAAGCTGCCCGTGCAGCAACGCCGCGATATGCAGTGGATTTGCCGCGACGGCGATCGTGCGAAAAACCATCTGCTGGAAGCGAACCTGCGTCTAGTGGTGTCGCTGGCCAAGCGCTACACCGGCCGCGGCATGGCGTTCCTGGATCTGATCCAGGAGGGCAACCTCGGTCTGATCCGCGCGGTGGAGAAGTTCGACTACACCAAGGGCTACAAGTTCTCCACGTACGCCACCTGGTGGATTCGTCAGGCGATCACCCGGGCCATGGCCGACCAGGCCCGCACCATCCGTATCCCGGTGCACATGGTCGAGGTCATCAACAAGCTCGGTCGTATCCAGCGTGAGCTGCTTCAGGATCTGGGCCGCGAGCCCACCCCCGAAGAGCTGGCCAAGGAAATGGACATCACGCCAGAGAAGGTGCTGGAGATCCAGCAGTACGCGCGTGAGCCGATCTCGCTGGACCAGACCATCGGCGACGAGGGCGACAGCCAGCTGGGCGATTTCATCGAGGACTCCGAGGCTGTGGTGGCCGTGGACGCGGTGAGCTTCACCCTGCTACAGGATCAACTGCAGTCGGTGCTCGAGACGCTGTCTGAGCGTGAAGCCGGCGTGGTCCGGCTGCGGTTCGGCCTGACCGATGGTCAGCCCCGCACGCTCGACGAGATCGGTCAGGTCTACGGGGTCACCCGTGAGCGGATCCGTCAGATCGAGAGCAAGACCATGAGCAAGCTGCGCCACCCCAGCCGTTCCCAGGTGCTGCGCGACTACCTGGACTGA